A window from Mangifera indica cultivar Alphonso chromosome 2, CATAS_Mindica_2.1, whole genome shotgun sequence encodes these proteins:
- the LOC123209629 gene encoding F-box/LRR-repeat protein At1g67190-like: protein MEHLPVEVIGNILSQLGGARDAVIASATCKKWREAFHKHLHTLSFNSSDWPAYHDMATNRLEILITQTIFQTTGLQGLSIMMDDVEEFSASTVIAWLMYTRETLRRLYYNVRTIPNINIFEICGRQKLEVLSLAHNSITGMESNFLRFPCLKSLSLSHVAISSLDLSLLLTVCQKIETLELVNPEIAMSDAQVTVELSSPTLKNIYVEAISLDKFILEADSIERLHLKDCALELFELIGKGTLKHFKIDDVSVIHIDIGETVDNLEIVDISSFTIFWPKFYQMISRSSRLKRLRLWDVVFDDDEIIDLETIAVCFPQLTHLSLSYDLRDGAIHYGLQGSSNLEHVIVLELGWMVINDLFSHWVEGLLKRCPNLKRIVIFGVVSEIKNHEECLMLGNFTSSIVQLMRKYLHVEVQFEYE from the coding sequence ATGGAGCACCTTCCTGTTGAAGTCATTGGCAATATATTGTCTCAGCTTGGAGGTGCACGAGATGCGGTGATAGCCTCAGCAACATGTAAGAAGTGGCGGGAGGCTTTCCACAAACATCTCCACACACTCTCGTTCAATTCCAGTGATTGGCCGGCATATCATGATATGGCAACAAATCGACTGGAAATCCTGATAACCCAAACAATTTTCCAAACCACTGGATTGCAGGGTCTATCAATTATGATGGATGATGTTGAGGAGTTCTCAGCGTCAACTGTTATTGCATGGCTCATGTATACTAGGGAAACATTGCGCAGGTTATATTATAATGTCCGGACAATTcctaatattaatatttttgaaatctgTGGGAGACAGAAACTTGAAGTGTTGTCTTTGGCCCATAATTCAATCACAGGGATGGAATCTAATTTTCTGAGATTTCCTTGTTTGAAATCTCTTTCTTTGAGTCATGTTGCTATTTCATCATTGGATTTGAGTCTTTTGCTCACAGTGTGTCAGAAGATTGAGACCTTGGAACTTGTCAATCCAGAGATTGCAATGTCAGATGCCCAAGTGACAGTTGAATTGAGTAGTCCAACACTGAAGAATATTTATGTTGAAGCAATTAGTTTGGATAAGTTTATATTGGAGGCTGATAGCATTGAGCGTTTGCACTTGAAAGATTGCGCTCTTGAACTTTTTGAACTGATTGGCAAGGGAACCTTAAAGCATTTCAAGATTGATGATGTCAGTGTTATACATATTGACATTGGTGAGACTGTTGATAATCTTGAGATTGTAGACATCAGCAGCTTCACTATTTTTTGGCCTAAATTCTACCAGATGATTTCAAGATCATCGCGATTGAAGAGGCTTCGGCTTTGGGATGTTgtatttgatgatgatgaaattatagATTTGGAAACTATTGCTGTTTGTTTCCCACAGCTGACCCATCTTTCATTGAGTTATGACTTGAGAGATGGAGCTATTCACTATGGCTTGCAAGGCTCTTCTAATTTGGAGCATGTGATTGTATTGGAGCTTGGATGGATGGTCATTAATGATCTCTTCTCACATTGGGTTGAGGGGCTCTTAAAGCGATGTCCCAACCTCAAAAGGATTGTCATTTTCGGGGTTGTTTCGGAAATAAAAAACCATGAAGAATGTCTGATGTTGGGCAATTTCACTTCATCCATTGTTCAGCTCATGAGGAAATATTTGCATGTAGAGGTGCAGTTTGAGTATGAGTAA
- the LOC123209626 gene encoding transmembrane 9 superfamily member 5-like isoform X2: protein MNRGISSPYSSTKWGPLTTPDSIIWKKESLGEVLNGDRLASALYELNFMEQKTGATLCSKKLNGYEVAKLKNAVFNDFYFQMYYDDLPLWGYVGKIEEDSWSLGEKRSKYFLFTHVQFDALYNGKQVIEIHALSDPNHVVDITKEIDINVKFTYSVFWNETEDQFETRMDKYSRASSLSVAHQIHWFSFINSIVIIVLLMGLLVLLFMRHLKNDLMKRSDGDEEDDKEVGWKYIHSDVFRFPQNMSMFSAVLGVGNQLLTMVFFLFVLAFLGVLYPYNRGLLFTSLVLIYTLTSMVAGYTAASFHSQFSNTGWERSVLLTGILYVGPVSVTVFILNTVAASYGATAALPFGTIIVIILIYTFLAVPLLAIGGIIGNHFRSEFQAPSATKRVPREIPLLTWYQKTPCQMFLVGLLSFSAIALELHHLYATMWGYKIYTLPSILFVMFVVLFVLTVMLSVGLTYIQLSLENHEWWWRSVFCGGSTAIFMFAYCIYFYIKSNMSGFMQLVFFLGYNAVMCYGFFFIFGTISFRASLMFVCRIYHAVKSE, encoded by the exons ATGAACAGGGGGATCTCGTCCCCTTATTCGTCAACAAAGTGGGGCCCCTTAACAACCCCAG ATTCTATAATCTGGAAGAAGGAATCTCTTGGGGAAGTCCTTAATGGTGACCGTCTGGCTAGTGCGTTATATGAGTTGAACTTCATGGAACAAAAAACTGGAGCTACTCTTTGTTCAAAGAAGCTTAACGGATATGAAGTTGCGAAACTCAAAAATGCtgtttttaatgatttttactTCCAGATGTACTATGATGACCTTCCATTGTGGGGTTATGTTGGTAAAATTGAAGAGGATAGCTGGTCACTTGGCGAGAAGAGGAGCAAGTATTTTCTGTTCACTCATGTGCAGTTTGATGCTCTTTACAATGGAAAGCAGGTCATAGAAATACATGCTTTGAGTGACCCAAATCATGTTGTCGATATAACAAAAGAAATTGACATCAATGTTAAATTCACTTATTCAGTATTCTGGAATGAAACAGAAGATCAGTTTGAGACAAGAATGGATAAATATTCAAGAGCTTCATCACTCTCAGTCGCCCACCAAATTCATTGGTTCTCATTTATCAATTCAATTGTTATCATTGTGCTTTTAATGGGATTGCTTGTTTTGCTTTTCATGCGGCACCTCAAGAATGATCTGATGAA ACGTTCTGATGGAGACGAAGAAGATGACAAGGAGGTTGGTTGGAAATATATTCACAGTGATGTATTCAGATTTCCTCAAAACATGTCCATGTTCTCTGCTGTCTTGGGTGTTGGTAACCAGCTTCTGACCAT ggtttttttcttatttgtattGGCATTTCTTGGTGTCCTCTATCCTTACAATCGTGGACTGCTATTCACTTCTCTTGTTCTTATATATACTCTGACATCCATGGTTGCTGGGTACACTGCTGCTTCTTTCCATAGTCAGTTTTCAAATACTGGATGG GAAAGGAGTGTTCTACTGACTGGGATTCTATATGTGGGTCCAGTTTCTGTGACAGTTTTCATCCTCAACACAGTTGCTGCATCTTATGGGGCAACGGCTGCACTTCCATTTGGGACCATTATAGTGATCATTCTCATCTATACCTTTCTTGCTGTCCCACTACTTGCCATAGGGGGGATAATTGGAAACCACTTTAGGTCTGAATTTCAAGCACCCAGCGCTACAAAGAGAGTCCCAAGAGAAATTCCACTGTTGACTTGGTATCAGAAGACACCTTGCCAAATGTTTCTTGTGGGTCTCTTATCTTTTAGTGCAATTGCCCTTGAGTTACACCACTTGTATGCAACCATGTGGGGCTACAAAATATATACTCTTCCAAGCATTTTGTTTGTGATGTTCGTTGTCCTCTTCGTGCTTACTGTTATGTTGAGTGTTGGTTTGACATACATTCAACTCTCTCTGGAGAACCATGAATGGTGGTGGAG ATCTGTCTTTTGTGGGGGATCGACTGCCATTTTCATGTTTGCATATTGCATCTACTTCTATATCAAATCAAACATGAGTGGTTTTATGCAGTTAGTTTTCTTTCTTGGCTATAATGCTGTCATGTGCTATggcttcttttttattttcggAACAATCAGTTTTCGAGCTTCCTTGATGTTTGTTTGCCGCATTTACCATGCTGTTAAGAGTGAATGA
- the LOC123209626 gene encoding transmembrane 9 superfamily member 5-like isoform X1 has product MAKMEVNISSLVLLFKIFLFFARSASSAPYNHRYEQGDLVPLFVNKVGPLNNPSETYQYYDLPFCRPDSIIWKKESLGEVLNGDRLASALYELNFMEQKTGATLCSKKLNGYEVAKLKNAVFNDFYFQMYYDDLPLWGYVGKIEEDSWSLGEKRSKYFLFTHVQFDALYNGKQVIEIHALSDPNHVVDITKEIDINVKFTYSVFWNETEDQFETRMDKYSRASSLSVAHQIHWFSFINSIVIIVLLMGLLVLLFMRHLKNDLMKRSDGDEEDDKEVGWKYIHSDVFRFPQNMSMFSAVLGVGNQLLTMVFFLFVLAFLGVLYPYNRGLLFTSLVLIYTLTSMVAGYTAASFHSQFSNTGWERSVLLTGILYVGPVSVTVFILNTVAASYGATAALPFGTIIVIILIYTFLAVPLLAIGGIIGNHFRSEFQAPSATKRVPREIPLLTWYQKTPCQMFLVGLLSFSAIALELHHLYATMWGYKIYTLPSILFVMFVVLFVLTVMLSVGLTYIQLSLENHEWWWRSVFCGGSTAIFMFAYCIYFYIKSNMSGFMQLVFFLGYNAVMCYGFFFIFGTISFRASLMFVCRIYHAVKSE; this is encoded by the exons ATGGCTAAAATGGAAGTCAACATCTCTTCTTTGGTCCTTctcttcaaaattttccttttcttcgcTCGATCCGCTTCATCCGCCCCGTACAATCATCGTTATGAACAGGGGGATCTCGTCCCCTTATTCGTCAACAAAGTGGGGCCCCTTAACAACCCCAG TGAGACCTATCAGTATTATGACTTGCCATTCTGCCGTCCAG ATTCTATAATCTGGAAGAAGGAATCTCTTGGGGAAGTCCTTAATGGTGACCGTCTGGCTAGTGCGTTATATGAGTTGAACTTCATGGAACAAAAAACTGGAGCTACTCTTTGTTCAAAGAAGCTTAACGGATATGAAGTTGCGAAACTCAAAAATGCtgtttttaatgatttttactTCCAGATGTACTATGATGACCTTCCATTGTGGGGTTATGTTGGTAAAATTGAAGAGGATAGCTGGTCACTTGGCGAGAAGAGGAGCAAGTATTTTCTGTTCACTCATGTGCAGTTTGATGCTCTTTACAATGGAAAGCAGGTCATAGAAATACATGCTTTGAGTGACCCAAATCATGTTGTCGATATAACAAAAGAAATTGACATCAATGTTAAATTCACTTATTCAGTATTCTGGAATGAAACAGAAGATCAGTTTGAGACAAGAATGGATAAATATTCAAGAGCTTCATCACTCTCAGTCGCCCACCAAATTCATTGGTTCTCATTTATCAATTCAATTGTTATCATTGTGCTTTTAATGGGATTGCTTGTTTTGCTTTTCATGCGGCACCTCAAGAATGATCTGATGAA ACGTTCTGATGGAGACGAAGAAGATGACAAGGAGGTTGGTTGGAAATATATTCACAGTGATGTATTCAGATTTCCTCAAAACATGTCCATGTTCTCTGCTGTCTTGGGTGTTGGTAACCAGCTTCTGACCAT ggtttttttcttatttgtattGGCATTTCTTGGTGTCCTCTATCCTTACAATCGTGGACTGCTATTCACTTCTCTTGTTCTTATATATACTCTGACATCCATGGTTGCTGGGTACACTGCTGCTTCTTTCCATAGTCAGTTTTCAAATACTGGATGG GAAAGGAGTGTTCTACTGACTGGGATTCTATATGTGGGTCCAGTTTCTGTGACAGTTTTCATCCTCAACACAGTTGCTGCATCTTATGGGGCAACGGCTGCACTTCCATTTGGGACCATTATAGTGATCATTCTCATCTATACCTTTCTTGCTGTCCCACTACTTGCCATAGGGGGGATAATTGGAAACCACTTTAGGTCTGAATTTCAAGCACCCAGCGCTACAAAGAGAGTCCCAAGAGAAATTCCACTGTTGACTTGGTATCAGAAGACACCTTGCCAAATGTTTCTTGTGGGTCTCTTATCTTTTAGTGCAATTGCCCTTGAGTTACACCACTTGTATGCAACCATGTGGGGCTACAAAATATATACTCTTCCAAGCATTTTGTTTGTGATGTTCGTTGTCCTCTTCGTGCTTACTGTTATGTTGAGTGTTGGTTTGACATACATTCAACTCTCTCTGGAGAACCATGAATGGTGGTGGAG ATCTGTCTTTTGTGGGGGATCGACTGCCATTTTCATGTTTGCATATTGCATCTACTTCTATATCAAATCAAACATGAGTGGTTTTATGCAGTTAGTTTTCTTTCTTGGCTATAATGCTGTCATGTGCTATggcttcttttttattttcggAACAATCAGTTTTCGAGCTTCCTTGATGTTTGTTTGCCGCATTTACCATGCTGTTAAGAGTGAATGA